The uncultured Paludibaculum sp. sequence GCCGTGAACGATTGAGTCACGTTCTGAATCGAAGCGCCAGCCAAAATCGAGTGCGTATCTATAAATATGCCTGGAGGCGCGGAAGAGGGTGAGTCTTCGCCGGTAGTGGGAACACTCCCACTAACATGTTCCCAGATCACAGCGGGGTAACCCATCGGGGACGGCATTCCTTCTTCCATGAACTTGAGGCGATACGTGATCTCCCTTGTCACGACGCCTCCCTTGCTTGTTGGGACACGGTAGCAGTCTGCCGGATTATCGCCGAGTCCCTCCACTGCCAGGAAATAGGTACGATGTTTTTTGGGGGAAGGAGCTAATTCCTCAGCACCATTCCATTCTCTCTCGTAGCAAAGCACCGGAGCTCCCGTAGAGGCAAATCCCAATGTACCTGCAACGCACGTGCCCCCAAGACCTCCTCGTGTGTAGCCGTCTCCGAATGAAACACCACACTCCTCCCCGGTCAACCAGGCTGGGCAAGTACCATATGCCGCCTCAGCAAGCAATCCTCGCCGATCATTGAAGTTCACCGGATCATTCTCCACATACGCATACCTGTTCCAGCTCTGAGGATCCGCCGGTCCCCCGCTAGCCCGATACGGATCCGCCGTAGTAAACCGTCCCCAGGCCGACGAGTAATGTCGGTTCATCGCATAATCGAGGCCCGCAAACTGGTCCCGCTTATACGTCGCGAACGTCTCCTCCTGGTCCGCCCAGAGCAACCCGTTCTCTGTCTCCCCGTACGGGTACACTCTCCCATGCACATACAACGGACTCCCCACCTGGTTCGGCGTCACACCCTGCCAACTACTCGGCTCTCCCTCGAACTGCACCAACCGCCTCCCAAAGTACACCCGCTCCCGCGCCTCGCACAGAAACGCGATCCCTCCACCACCCGTGCACTCCTTGTACGTCCCCAGCAATTCCCCGTCCTTCCCGTACACCGAATACCACGTGTCGTATGGCATCTGCTTGATCGCCCGCAGATTGCCCGGACCGTACTTGTACGACTCCGCCGTATCCGGAGTCTGGATCGTCGTCATCCGGTTCTCCACATCGTACGCGGCCCTCACCGGCCCCGTCGGCGTGCCCCATCCTGGCAGGTGCCCGTTCGAATCATAGGTGATCCCCGATCCACTCAACCGGTTCGTCAACGGGTCCACCGATTGCGTTGACGACGGAGCCATCTCCTTCGTTACGTTCTGCTGCAGCCGGTTCCCAGAACTGTCACCTTCCCCGGACGCCGACCCGGCCGAAACACAATCGGCCAAGCGAGCAGGAAT is a genomic window containing:
- a CDS encoding RHS repeat-associated core domain-containing protein, with product MTTIQTPDTAESYKYGPGNLRAIKQMPYDTWYSVYGKDGELLGTYKECTGGGGIAFLCEARERVYFGRRLVQFEGEPSSWQGVTPNQVGSPLYVHGRVYPYGETENGLLWADQEETFATYKRDQFAGLDYAMNRHYSSAWGRFTTADPYRASGGPADPQSWNRYAYVENDPVNFNDRRGLLAEAAYGTCPAWLTGEECGVSFGDGYTRGGLGGTCVAGTLGFASTGAPVLCYEREWNGAEELAPSPKKHRTYFLAVEGLGDNPADCYRVPTSKGGVVTREITYRLKFMEEGMPSPMGYPAVIWEHVSGSVPTTGEDSPSSAPPGIFIDTHSILAGASIQNVTQSFTAMINGVSVGVPVMSAFGGDWSELTIEKHAGYVSVNGNIGGKLDSNGKLIPGTYTPCQ